DNA sequence from the Streptomyces sp. NBC_01497 genome:
GGTAGGGAGCACGGCGGCCGGGGTCTCGCACGAGCGTGCGGGCTCGGCACCTTGTTTCTTCCGTCACCGGCTGGATTCGACGTGACTGCCCGGAGGAGGGGGCATGTGAGCCGTCTGAATGAACGGGTCACGCGGCTCGGCCGTCCCGGGAACGGCTGAGTGAGGGCCGCACCGGGCCGTCTCGGCGGAAGCCGCGTCACGCCCGGAACCACCCCGGACGCCGTTCGCCCCCCGGACCCGCGTCCGTTTCCGGCAGCGCCGGTCCGCGCCGGGACACCCCCACCTCGGCACCGTCCGGGAAACCGGTTCGCAGCCACGTCCGCCCGGCCCCGGCGGATCATCGCCGCACGGCGATTCGCGAGGCCTGCCCCGGTGGCTTCGTCCGTCCGGACCTCGGACGGCTGGATTGCCGGTGGTGGGCTCTCCTGTGTTCCCGTACAGCTGCGGCGAACGGACCTGTATCGCCGCGCAACCGCCCCGGTCCGCGTTTCCCTTCACCCGGGTGGCTCGTTGGGCCGGACGAATGATCTCCGGCGGCTGAGGGGTCGCGGGTACGGCAGGACGGGGAGCCGGAAGCCCTGATCGAAGTCCGGGCACTGCACGACGACATGGAGAGGGTGCGGAACACGTCCGGAGCAAGTGGACCCGGTCTCGCTTCGCTGCTGACGTTCTTCGAGGTGGGGACTCGGTTCCCGGAGGCGGCCGAGGACGTGCCGGCCGCCGCGGTGCATGACGTGGCCCAGCAGGTGAGGGTGTCGGCCGAGGCGTGGGCGGACTACGACGGGCAGAGCAAGGCGAGGCAGGCGCAGCCCCGGCGTGAGCGCCGAGGCTGCGAGGCCTATCGCACCGGACCGCAGGGGACGGGGCACGACGAAGCCTCCGGCACGGGCGGCTGCCGTGGAAGAAGGGGCAGCGCCTGCGGCTCGCTCACCCAGGTCAGGCCGCGGCAGCGGAAGTCTCTTTTACGTCGCACGTGTGCCGATGTCACGGCTTCGGACCGTTGCGGCCGCACGGTGCAGTTCCGTGAGCACTGTCCGTACGGCTCGTCGTGCCGCCCGTTCGGGGCGGTGGAGCACGTCGACGTGGCGTCGTGGCTGCACACCGCTGAGGGGCCTGAGGGTCAGTGCGGGGTGCGGACGGGTGGTCCAGCGGGGCATCAGGGCCAGGCCGCCTCCCGCCGCCACGGCTTCGGCGGCCACGGTGAACTCGTTGATGCGATGGACGACGTTGAGCGGCCGGTTCGCCGCGGTGGCGATGGCATCGATGGTGGCCATCAGCGGGAAGCCGTCATGCACCGTGATCCAGGGTTGATCCGCGACGTCTTGCGGGGTGAGGCGTCGTTTGGCGGCCAGGGGGTGGTCGCCGGGCAGTGCGACGTCGAGAGGTTCGCGCAGCAGCGTGCTCGCGATGACCGTGCCCGGCCACGGTGGTGCCTGGCCGAGGTGGTGGGCGAGCACGAGGTCGTAGTCCTGGGTGAGCCGCGGGAACTGGTCCTGCGCGACATCCTCGTCGGCGAGCGCGAGCTGCGGGCGTCCGGGGCCCGCCTGCTGGAGCAGCAGGGGGAAGAACGCGGCGGCCGCGCTGTGGAATGCGGCTACCGACACACCTGCGTCCGGCTGCTCGACGAACTCCTCGATGGTGTTCCGTGCTCTGGCCAGTGCGGTCTCCACCTCGATCGCCGCACCGGCCAGGGCTTGCCCGGCATCGGTGAGCACCAACCGCCGTCCGTCACGTTCGGTGAGTGGGACCGGAATCGAGCGTTGCAGCAGCCGTAGCTGTTGGGAGACCGCCGAGGGTGTCATCAAGAGCGCCTCGGCTGTCGCGGTGACGCTTCCCAGCTCGCCGAGCTCCCGCAAGATCTGCAGCTGCCGTTCGTTCACGCGCATAGTGTAGTGGTTCTTCAGGGTTTCTGAAGGAGATGGCTCTTGGCTTCAGTTTCGAGGCCCTGCAGTGTGGGTGCGTGTTCTACGCCCGCCGCACTGACGCAGTGCTTCTCCTTGTCGCCATCGTCTGGGGCTCCAGCTATCTGGCCGCCAAGACGGCCACCCATGCCCTGCCCGTCCTCGTAGTGCTGTTCGTGCGGTACGCGGTCTCCGCGATCGCCTGCTTCGCCCTCGTCGCCGCTCGCCGCAGGAATGGGCGATTCACGCGGGACGAGGTTCAGGTCGGGGCGTTGCTGGGGGTCACGCAGGCGGCCGTCCTGGTGCTGGAGACGTACGGCGTCGCGCACACCAGCGCAGCCAACGCCGGCCTGATCATCAGCCTCACCATCGTGCTCACCCCACTGCTGGACCGTACGGCGGGCAGGAGCCGGCTGCCCCTGCGCTTCTTCGCCGCCACGGGCGTGTGCCTGCTGGCCGTCACCGTGCTCATGTTCGGCAGCGGCTTCCACCGCCCGCGGAGCGGTGACCTGTTGATACTCGCCGCCGCGGTGGTGCGCGCAGGGCACGTCGTACTCGTCGGGCGACTGACGAAGGGCCGTATCGTGCGGCCCCTCCAGCTCACGGCCGTCCAGACCGTTGTCGGCTCGGCGCTGTTCGTCGTACCCGCCGCGAGAGGCCTGTCGACACTGACCCAGGCCGATGCCCCGGTCTGGGGCCGGCTCGTTTATCTCGCCCTGCTCTGCAGTGTGTTCGCCTTCCTCGCCCAGACCTGGGCGGTGCAGAACAGCTCGGCGAGCCGGGCCAGTCTCCTGCTGGGCACCGAACCGGTCTGGGCCGTCGCAGCCGGCATCGGCCTTGGCGGCGAGAAGTTCACCGCCTTCGCCGGCCTCGGGGCGGCGCTCATGGTCACAGGAACGTACTGGGGGCAGCACATCGAGGGTGCCGACCGCACCACCGACAACGACAAGCCTGCAAGCCGGACAACGGCGGCTACCGGCGTCTGATCGGACTGCTCGACAGCGGCGCCCGCCCACCGGATTCGGCGGACGGGCGCATGCATGTGACCGGGCGGTCGCCGGCCCTCGGGCCGGGAGTGCTCGGGCGGTCAGTCCTTGCCGCCCTTGCTGGTGCCCGCGGCCTCGCCGCTCACCGACCCGCCTTCCGGGACGACGAGTTCGGTCATGGCGAGTCCCGCCTCGCCGGAGACGGCGGCCAGTTCCTCGCCCAGCGGCTCCGGGGTGACCACCTGGTGCTTGCTGCCGAGCTTGCCGGTGAGCAGGGACGAGACCACCGCGACGGCGCAGGCGGCGATCGCGAACCAGAACGCGACGACGAGACCGGAGTGGAACGGTCCCGAGATCAGGTTCGGGAAGAACTCCTTGTTGGTGACGGAGGCACCGTGGTCCGGCAGCTTCGCCAACTCGGGGCCCAGCAGCTGCTGGAACGGGTTGTAGCCGAGGAATGCGGCGAACAACACGGCGATCGGCGGGAGTTGGGAGACCCCCGCGGCGACGTTCTCGGGCACGCCCTGGTGGATGAGGCCCGAGTGCATCGCGGTGGGCAGGGTGTGCGAGAGGCCCGTGATCATCAGGCTGAAGAAGATGCCGATGGACAGGACGGACGCCGAGTTCATGAAGGTCGCGTTCATGCCGGCGCCGACACCGCGGGCGTCGGCCGGCAGCGAGTTCATGATCTCGGCCCGGTTGGGCGAGGCGAAGAGGCCGGACCCGAGGCCGTTGACGAACAACAGGACCGCGAAGAGCGCGTAGTTGAAGTTGGTGGGCAGGAGCATCAGCGCGACGAAGCCGCCGCCGGTGACCACCGCGCCGCCGACGGTGAACATCCGGGCGCCGACCCGGTCGGAGAGCCAGCCGGAGAGCGGAGCGGACAGCAGGAAGCCGATGGTCAGCGGGATCATGTAGATACCGGCCCACAGCGGCGTCTTCTCGAAGCTGTAGCCGTGCAGCGGCAGCCAGATGCCCTGGAGCCACATGATGAGCATGAACTGCAGGCCACCGCGGCCGAGCGCCATCATCAGACTGCCGATGTTGCCGGCCGTGAACGCCCTCAGTCGGAACAGCGACAGGCGGAACAGGGGCTGATCGACGGTGCGTTCGATCCACACAAAGATGCCCAAGACAACTACACCGCCGACGAGAGCCGCGATGACCATCGGGTTGCCCCAGCCCATCGTGGACTTGCCGTAGGGCTGGATGCCGTACGTGATGCCCACGAGCACGGCGATCAGGCCGACACCGAAGGTGATGTTGCCCCACCAGTCCATCTTGGCGTGCACCCGGACACCGGTGTCGTGCAGCTTGATGTAGGCCCAGATGGTGCCGAAGATGCCGAAGGGCACGGACACCAGGAAGATCAGCTTCCAGTCGACGGGTGCCAGCACGCCGCCGAGGATGAGGCCGATGAAGGAACCCGCGATGGCGGCGATGGAGTTGATGCCGAGCGCCGTGCCCCGCTGGTGCACGGGGAACGCGTCGGTGAGGATCGCCGTCGAGTTGGCGAACAGCAGCGCGCCGCCGATGCCTTGGACGATGCGCCAGCCGATCAGCCAGAGGGCTCCCGCGCTGCCGTCGAAGTACGTCAGCGAGAGCGCTATGGAACACACGGTGAAGACGGCGAAGCCCATGTTGTACATGCGGACCCGGCCGAACATGTCGCCCAGCCTGCCGAAGGTCACCACGAGGACCGCCGTGACCACCATGAAGCCCATCAGCATCCACAGCAGGTAGCTGGTGTTGCCGGGGTCGAGCGGATTCAGGTCGATCCCGCGGAAGATGTCAGGCAGCGCGATCAGCACGATCGACTGATTGATCATCACCATCAGCACACCGAGGGTGGTGTTCGAGAGCGCGATCCATTTGTAGTTCTCGCCGGGACCGGTCCGCGATGGTTCCGCTGCGGTTGTTCGGCTCATGCCCACAATGCCTTTACTCCTTCACGTACGCGCACCACCCCGCGGCGCGCGCGGGAAGCAGAACGTTGGTAGATGCAAGTAATCTATCTCCTCCATATGACTTACATATGTCCTGCGGATAGCACCGGCGGGACCACACCGACCCCGCCCGCCACGCATTCCCCAACCATCCGGGACGGAGCGCCCCAAACAGCAGGTGAGGGACGTCAAGGACAGTGACGCAGATCACCTTTAGCTTGTGAAACACATGTGAGAGCACGGAAGCGCGGGCGGGGCGCGCATCCCTCGCGGCGGGATTCCCCGCCGGACCGCCGTGCCCGGATGCGCCCCCGCGCGGGTCTTCAGGAAGTCTGGACGTCAATGCTGTGTTGACGTGTGTATGAGCAGTGAAGCCGCGGTCCCGCCCTCAGCCCCGCCCTCGGTACCGTTCTCCGTCCTCGACCGTTCCCGTACGCGGGAGGGGCAGGACACGGGGCAGGCGCTGCGGGACACCGTGGACTTCGCGCGGCAGGCCGAGGCGTTCGGCTACCACCGGTTCTGGGTTTCCGAGCACCACAGCGTGCCGGGCGTCGCCGGTTCCGCGCCGACGGTCCTCGCCGCGGCGGTGGCCGCCGCGACCTCCACGATCCGCGTCGGTACGGGCGGAGTGATGCTGCCGAACCACCGGCCGATGATCGTGGCGGAGCAGTTCGGTGTCCTGGAGTCCCTCTTCCCCGGCCGCATCGACATGGGCCTCGGGCGGTCCGTCGGCTTCACCGACGGCATCCGCAGGGCGCTCGGCCAGGGCAAGGAGGCGGCCGACGGCTTCCCGGCGCAACTTCAGGAACTCCTCGGCTGGCTGACCGGTGAGCAGAGCGACTACCCGCAGGTGCACGCGCGCCCCGCCGAGGGTCTGCGCGTTCCGGCGTTCGTCCTCGCCACCGGCCGGGGCGCGGGCATCGCGGCGCGGGCCGGTCTGCCGCTGGTGATCGCGTCGGTACGCGGCGAGGACGCGATGCTGCGGGCCGTCGACGCCTACCGCGCGGACTTCCGGCCCTCGGCCTGGGGCGCCGGGCCCCGGCTCATCCTCTCGGGCACGGTCGCGATCGCCGCCACCACCGAACAGGCGCGGCGCATCCTCGTCCCCGAGGCGTGGTCGAGCGCGTACTCCCGTACCCGCGGCGAGTTCCCCCCGCTGCGGCCGGCCGAGGCGGTGGACGTCGGCGCCATGACCGCCCGTCAGCGGACCCTGTTCGAGGAGGCCATGAGCGGACACCTGTACGGCACCGCGGAGGAGGTCGGCCCCGCGCTCGACGGGCTGCTGAAACGCAGCGGCGCGGACGAGTTCCTCGTCACCACCAGTACGTACGACCGGGCCGCGCTGTCCGACTCGTACCGGCGGCTCGCGGAACTGAGAGGCCTGAAGGGCTGACCGCTCCGGCCGACCGGGGCCGGGCCCGCGGCGGGTCCTGGCACACCCGGGCCCCCGGACGCGTCGTACGTCCCGGGGGCCCGGGTCCTGCTGCGGTCAGCGCGCGGACCGTCCGCGGCGGCGTGCGTCAGTACTGGACGCCGCCGGAACTGCTGCTGCTCGAACTGCCGCTCGGGCTGCCGCTGCTCTTCGGCGCCTTCGCCAGGACGGGCTTGCCCTGCGCGTCGACCACGTACCACTTGGCGCCGAAGGCGTTGAGGCCCTGGCCGTTGGCCTGGCCCGCCTTCGTGTCCTCCACGAAGTAGTACAGCGGGTGCTTGTTGTAGGTGGCCTGCAGTGTGCCGTCGCTGCGCTTGGTGGTGCCCAGCAGGTCGGAACGGACCGCGCCGGCGCTCGACGTCGGGGACGCGGACACCGACACCGAGGCGCTCGGCGAGGCGGAACCGCTGGCGGACACGCTCGCCGACGGGGACGCGCTGGAGGTGGCGGCCTTCGGCGTCGCCGTGACGATGGCCGGCGGCCACTGCTTGGCGCAGGCGCCCGTGCAGGTCGACTTGTCGGTGGTGTCCTTGGCGAACACGTAGAGCGTGTGGCCCTTGCTGTCGACCAGCACCTCGCCGAGACCCGGCACGTTGCTCGTCATGATCTTCGACGCGCCGTCCTTCATGCCGGGCATGCCGGACGACGCCGAGGCGGTCGCCTGCTCGGCCGCCGCCTTGACGTTGGCGCCCGTGTCCTCCTTCTGGTGCGAGGACGACCCGCTGTTCGAACAGGCCGTCGCCGTCGTCGCGAAGAGAGCTGCCGCCACCACGGCGGCCGCCCTCACAGCGGTGTTCTTCATCCGGACTCCTTCGGAAGCCGCCGGGTAGGCGGGCACGGCTCACCCGAGTGGGGCCGCATGACCTCCAGTGGATGTCATGATCGCGCGAGGAGCGAAGCGAACAGGGCCGTCCGGTGCACCGAACCGCCCGATAGGAGGCATCGGGGAGCAGGCGGGAGCCCCCTTCGGTGCCGTTCGGGCTCCGGCCGCCGCGCTGCTCCGAACGGGGGACGGAGC
Encoded proteins:
- a CDS encoding LysR family transcriptional regulator, with the translated sequence MNERQLQILRELGELGSVTATAEALLMTPSAVSQQLRLLQRSIPVPLTERDGRRLVLTDAGQALAGAAIEVETALARARNTIEEFVEQPDAGVSVAAFHSAAAAFFPLLLQQAGPGRPQLALADEDVAQDQFPRLTQDYDLVLAHHLGQAPPWPGTVIASTLLREPLDVALPGDHPLAAKRRLTPQDVADQPWITVHDGFPLMATIDAIATAANRPLNVVHRINEFTVAAEAVAAGGGLALMPRWTTRPHPALTLRPLSGVQPRRHVDVLHRPERAARRAVRTVLTELHRAAATVRSRDIGTRAT
- a CDS encoding DMT family transporter, yielding MALGFSFEALQCGCVFYARRTDAVLLLVAIVWGSSYLAAKTATHALPVLVVLFVRYAVSAIACFALVAARRRNGRFTRDEVQVGALLGVTQAAVLVLETYGVAHTSAANAGLIISLTIVLTPLLDRTAGRSRLPLRFFAATGVCLLAVTVLMFGSGFHRPRSGDLLILAAAVVRAGHVVLVGRLTKGRIVRPLQLTAVQTVVGSALFVVPAARGLSTLTQADAPVWGRLVYLALLCSVFAFLAQTWAVQNSSASRASLLLGTEPVWAVAAGIGLGGEKFTAFAGLGAALMVTGTYWGQHIEGADRTTDNDKPASRTTAATGV
- a CDS encoding MFS transporter, which encodes MSRTTAAEPSRTGPGENYKWIALSNTTLGVLMVMINQSIVLIALPDIFRGIDLNPLDPGNTSYLLWMLMGFMVVTAVLVVTFGRLGDMFGRVRMYNMGFAVFTVCSIALSLTYFDGSAGALWLIGWRIVQGIGGALLFANSTAILTDAFPVHQRGTALGINSIAAIAGSFIGLILGGVLAPVDWKLIFLVSVPFGIFGTIWAYIKLHDTGVRVHAKMDWWGNITFGVGLIAVLVGITYGIQPYGKSTMGWGNPMVIAALVGGVVVLGIFVWIERTVDQPLFRLSLFRLRAFTAGNIGSLMMALGRGGLQFMLIMWLQGIWLPLHGYSFEKTPLWAGIYMIPLTIGFLLSAPLSGWLSDRVGARMFTVGGAVVTGGGFVALMLLPTNFNYALFAVLLFVNGLGSGLFASPNRAEIMNSLPADARGVGAGMNATFMNSASVLSIGIFFSLMITGLSHTLPTAMHSGLIHQGVPENVAAGVSQLPPIAVLFAAFLGYNPFQQLLGPELAKLPDHGASVTNKEFFPNLISGPFHSGLVVAFWFAIAACAVAVVSSLLTGKLGSKHQVVTPEPLGEELAAVSGEAGLAMTELVVPEGGSVSGEAAGTSKGGKD
- a CDS encoding LLM class flavin-dependent oxidoreductase, with the translated sequence MSSEAAVPPSAPPSVPFSVLDRSRTREGQDTGQALRDTVDFARQAEAFGYHRFWVSEHHSVPGVAGSAPTVLAAAVAAATSTIRVGTGGVMLPNHRPMIVAEQFGVLESLFPGRIDMGLGRSVGFTDGIRRALGQGKEAADGFPAQLQELLGWLTGEQSDYPQVHARPAEGLRVPAFVLATGRGAGIAARAGLPLVIASVRGEDAMLRAVDAYRADFRPSAWGAGPRLILSGTVAIAATTEQARRILVPEAWSSAYSRTRGEFPPLRPAEAVDVGAMTARQRTLFEEAMSGHLYGTAEEVGPALDGLLKRSGADEFLVTTSTYDRAALSDSYRRLAELRGLKG
- a CDS encoding COG4315 family predicted lipoprotein, yielding MKNTAVRAAAVVAAALFATTATACSNSGSSSHQKEDTGANVKAAAEQATASASSGMPGMKDGASKIMTSNVPGLGEVLVDSKGHTLYVFAKDTTDKSTCTGACAKQWPPAIVTATPKAATSSASPSASVSASGSASPSASVSVSASPTSSAGAVRSDLLGTTKRSDGTLQATYNKHPLYYFVEDTKAGQANGQGLNAFGAKWYVVDAQGKPVLAKAPKSSGSPSGSSSSSSSGGVQY